A segment of the Populus alba chromosome 9, ASM523922v2, whole genome shotgun sequence genome:
taattttttccaagaaaaaaatccagAATTCCTCAccattgaatttttgaaaattttcaagaaataaaaaaactccactcttaaaaaacaataaaccaaatgatgagaaatttttatttttttattactatatatttacatttttcaatatgaaatatttttttcttgaacattttttaaagtttattattcaacaattcaaactttttattccttaaattttgaaaatcttattttcttttgaaaatattttcacaaatcttaatggataattatatattttagaaatatgttTCTAAGAATtcccaaaatttatttttatctcttaagCATTtcagagattttgtttttctaaaataaattaacctcTCAAcgtattaatttttcaaaaataatgactgaattaaattttaaattttctctttcctttcgtTTTTTACGTTTGATCGTTagaaaaattaactattttgaTTAGATATTAAGAGAAGATTAAGATTTCCTAAACCCAAAGTCAGTCAAGAAATAAACATTTTCCAAAATgcttaagaaattatttatatttatatttttttttaaaatagcaatttataagaattttcgctatttaattttttgttatttgaatttttccaacatgaaataaaatttattcttaaaattttgagAAACAAATTGTTGGAATTCTAATTCTTCATTTCTTAATCTTTGAAAATCTTAACGTTTTAGTTTTGGAATATTTTCACAGATTTTAatggataaatattttcaaaagaatttttgaggatttaaaaaatatgtttttatctcttaaatatttatgaaaatttctttattaaaagaaattagccTTCTTAATTACCacttcaaaacattttttttttcaaaataatatatatatatatatatatatatatatatattctaagatAGTAAACTGATAATGTTATCACAACTATATGATATGATGTATTGTTTTGCATAAATGCTAGTGGTATTGTCAAAAAACTGTTTTAGCTATTTTAAGTTAgatgagattttaatattttatttatattattatttaacatattttatcaagtaaaagtttttgattttaaaatttatacagaTTCACATtaatttatacttaattttaattaaataaataaaaataatagaattcgaactcgtgactgtctgataattaaaactttttattttatccaacattttaagttattaaataaaatttaaaaatataatttatattattctttatttttttttccaaagtaGCAAAGCAATGGCTTAGATGTTCAAACTTCGACTTTTCCGCACATGCTGCAAGTATTATAGATCCCTCGGAAATGTAAAAGATTTTATGATTAATATCAATTGTGTGTGCATACGAAGATATTTAACAATGCATTCTTTTTTAAGGATACAATCACTTCCACCTTGAGTAAGAAAGAAGCACCGTTTGAGGGTAAGATCATCACATCGATCAGCATTTTCAGGTGAGAGATTCCTGGCCAAGCAAACAGCACCCGATACAGAGACAATTGATGTGCGAATCCGCTCTCTACCAGGAAATATCGACATGCGTCCAGCTACTAGAAATAAAATGCGCATCACCTTTTATCAGGCTTCTCCAAACATATCATCACAAAATTCAACCTTTCGTTTTCAGTGTTGTCTCGCATTGATGCCACGAACAGAGATGGGTACTTTCCTAGAAAGCCCTCGAGCAGAATGGAGAAAGAGGCTGTGTGTTGCCTCTTGAGGAGAACAGTATGGAAGGTAGTGGTGTAGCTATCAAGATTTAGGTACGCGAACAGCTGCAGAAGTGAGTGGCAGTATACGTGCCAGCAGACCAAAAAGCTTTCAAGAATTGAAATATAATCTATTGTTtcagtgaatatatatattcgtTAAATATCCGGTAgctaaattatttctttaaatatattttataacaatataAACAATTAACAGTCTAGATTTGATGGTGAAAATGAAGTTAGTTCAAATTAACAGTTTAGATCTATATGTaaaaatgaaggatgaaattatgaaatatttaaatgGATTATGAAAAAACTTAACTTTATTGTATTTATGTCTGTCTTCTCTGTTCCTCAGGGATAGataatacattaaaactattttttgtctCCATTTTCATAAACAAACGCGTTTTTATCCTAATTGTtcctgttttattatttttttaaaaagtcaacTACTATCTAAGTCAATTCACCCTCATTTTACACGACCTTGTTTCAGAATCTAAACAATCCAATTACCTCCTCCTCTTCATCTATACACTACTGATCTCTTCTTCGTTTTACTATTAAGCTTTGGTACAGCACTTGTTCACTTGCATAAGAGGGAGACTTGCTTTGATTTATGTACCGAAGCAAAACAGTGATTGGTTGCTGATTCAAGAGAAGCAATACAGTGAGAGAGAAACCTCGCCTTTGAATCATCGTTATTGCTCCGTTTAAAGTCAACCCCCTCCCCCCCTCTAAAGTCTAACCTAGACCCACCGGGCCATCAACTTCCCGTGAACAGACCTAGTTTTCGGAACTAAATACGGCCCAAGGATTTAAAAGCCCAAGACCAATATCTATTTGGTACAATGGAGATCTACGTCAACGTACAACCCAACTGAATCGCATTTTAGCTCGTCGAATCAAGGAGGAAGAAACACAGACCCGTTTTTAACCGATCCACAAAGgaacacacactctctctctccccctctctctctggTTTCTGATCTTGAAACCTCCGATCCAGGGCACCATGGCTGCTGCCAATGCCCCAATCACCATGAAAGAGGCTCTAACGGTAATATCCTCAACATTCTCTCTCTAGATCTGTGATTccactagattttttttttgaaatacaagTCTTCgtgctgatttttattttgtttgatttgttgttgaATTGTTAGTTGTCGACCCTCGGTATCAACCCACAGTTCATAAACTTCACGCATGTGACTATGGAATCAGAGAAGTACATATGCATCAGAGAAACGGCGCCACAGAACAGCGTGGTTATTGTCGACATGAGCATGCCTATGCAGCCTCTAAGAAGGCCTATCACTGCCGATTCCGCCTTGATGAATCCTAATTCTCGAATTCTCGCTCTCAAAGGTATTTTTATAACACATAATgcaatcatttttttctatctaaatTGATCTGCTTATTTTCCAGTGAATACAAGAGaactttatttgttatttgttaataattgcaataatagaaataattgtGGCCTTAATCCTTGTCTAATGGTTAATGAATCTCGGTGTTTTGATTGGAAGCTCAACTGCCGGGAACTACGCAGGATCATTTGCAGATATTTAATATAGAACTGAAAGCGAAAGTGAAATCTCATCAAATGCCTGAGCAGGTTTCAATGTttgaaatattgatttgatttccTACTTAACTTTTAGAATGCTAGTCTAAATTGtggtattcatggtgtgtatgTGCTATAGGTTGTGTTTTGGAAGTGGATTAGCCCTAAGATGCTGGCCCTGGTAACTCAGACTTCAGTTTATCACTGGTCAATTGAAGGCGAGCATATTTTAACCTTCATGTTCTCAAGATTTTGCgactttcttgtttttattcctctttgtttatgattttatcatacTTGCAGGTGATTCGGAGCCTGTGAAGATGTTTGATAGAACAGCTAATCTACAAGGCAATCAGATAATCAACTATCGATGTGATCCTTCAGAAAAGTGGCTGGTCCTCATTGGAATTGCTCAAGGTCCTCCAGAGGTGTGTCATGCAGGCTTCTCCTATTTACATttagtaatttattaattaatgtattcATGATAGCACCATTCATGTTAGTGGCTCCATTGAGTTTTGCCATGTTATAAGAATTTATAAGTTGGATTTTAGTTAGCGAAATGGCTGTTAGGTGCTTCACATGCTTTCTTGGTAAATCTTGATTTGCAAACTTACTGTACTCATGCcctttttttatgctaaaattgGATGCTTCTGATGCGAAATTTTTTCTTGGACCTGgccaaataatattttgggcTCTCAACTTATTTATCtcccttttttgttgtttgctATGCTCACTTCTTATAAATTGTATGGAAAACTTGGCATTTTCTCATTGCATTGGGAACTATTTAGCGATGATACACTATGCTTGTTGTTAAAATGTTTCTACGTGTAAAAGATTTGGTTGCTTGCACAATTCCTGAGACCGAAGTGGCTCAAAGCTTCActttttgataatttgataCTTCCCAGAATAATGCACTGTTTTATGCCTAACTTATCTTGCTTATGAGAACTGCCTTGGTTAAATGTTTCCTCGTTCATGACTTTGAATACAGTTTTCCTCTAGTGTATGACATGAGAGCTTGCATGTTTCCCGTCAGACAACAGTTTGCTGTGTTTGAATGTTGTCCATAATAGGTAGAAACTCATTTGGACCATGGTTTTTATTAGTACTAAATTTGTTGGCCCTGCTTTTAACTTTAAGTTGCTCCTATAGTGTCAAGACATTGTGGTTATTTCTAGagcttctccttcttctttttctgtaGACAGGAAAGAATGTTATTAAAAGTATAATTGCCCAGTCTTTAATCTGTTAATTTACAGTAACCATTTGTGTTTTGCTTGTTCTTTTCCcagttttttttggtgtattagGTATGGCAATTACTATGTAAGATGGCATATTTTGTCTTCTCCTTTGTTTTAAagcttacatatttattttttagattgtgaAATGCTCCTTTATGATCGATATTGCACCTACCTTGATGATTGCAGAGTTTTAAAATTCGTCCAGAGATTTCAACAGCGTTAATAATATCTAATATTTGTTGCAGAGGCCACAATTGGTCAAAGGGAATATGCAGCTTTTCTCTGTGGATCAGCAGCGTAGTCAGGCTCTTGAAGCACATGCTGCGTCATTTGCCACATTTAAAGTGTGATGTTAATCCtcaattttgtttcattttgtagattctattttttaaatagtaattttcTAATCTAGTTGCTCCTagtattgttatttaattatacttgTTTGCTTCTTTTCCAGGTTGCAGGAAATGAAAGCCCTTCAACCCTTATCTCTTTTGCATCAAGGTCGTTTAATGCTGGACAACTAACATCAAAGTTGCATGTTATTGAACTTGGTGCTGTGCCAGGTCATTTACTTTTCTTTGGCTTCTTTAGCCATATGCACATCATATGCAGTGTAATTGTGTCTTGGTTTCATTTGTTTGCTTTTATGCTGTGTCAAAGGAAGTTTTGGGCTTGGTGATACTAGAAGCATGTTGCTATGACTTTTCATACTGGCTTTCGGTGAAATCTGTTGGATACTGATTGTGCTATTGTCTATCAGGCAAACCTTCATTTACCAAGAAGCAAGCAGACCTGTTCTTTCCACCAGACTTCGCTGATGATTTTCCTGTGTCAATGCAggtaaagcattttttttttatcaggatTAGTAATGCTCCTGATAGGGTCACCGAAAGctaaaatttgtttatttttattttgtgacaGATATCCCAAAAGTATGGCTTAATATATGCGATCACAAAGCAAGGACTTCTATTTGTTTATGACTTAGAGACTGCCAGCGCAATTTATAGAAATCGAATCAGTCCAGATCCTATATTTTTGACTACTGATGCTTCTTCAGTAGGTGGCTTCTATGCTGTCAATAGGAGAGGACAGGTTTTACTTGCCACTGTAAATGAAGCAACTATTGTGCCTTTTGTTAGTGGCCAGGTTTGCTTCCTGGATTTTTACCATTTCTGTTATGTTTTGCTATTATAGCGAAGAGGACCAAGTATCTTATATCATTGTTTGGTGGTTTGGCAGTTAAACAATCTTGAACTTGCTGTTAATCTTGCCAAAAGAGGAAATCTTCCTGGAGCTGAGAATCTGGTAAGAGCACAGACACACacttgtgttgtgtgtgtgtgtgtgtgtgttcattTGTTAACTCTGCCGATCGTTGGAGTCAATCCTACTCTTgcctttgtttttatattgtgatCATTTGATATGATGTCTAATCATCATTTTGTTGCTTaacattgaaaagataattatttCTAACTCGGCACAGGTTGAAAGTTCTCCCTGCACCGGAGAAAAACTAAAGACTGAAACATTTCCTAATATAAATCACAAGAAACATGGTGTATTCTAtttaagagttaaaaaaaaatattctacctTCAAGAAATAAAACTCTGTGCAACATTAGATTCTATCCTATGGATTGTTGGGTCTAACAACAGAACATTTAAACTTGAATATGGTAGAAAAGCATCCCACTTCTATTTTGAAATTTCCATGGAAGGTAATTTATGATGGTTTCTTAAAGttgacattattttattttatttcagtttaCCTTGAAAAATACCATGGGCTGACTTGAAAATTTACCATGCATGCTTTAATTGATTTATGCCTGTGCACATGGTATGGTGTGTGTCCAGTTTCTTCCATGAAACATCATTGGTGTCTCTTTCAGGTTGTCCAGCGGTTTCAAGAATTATTTTCTCAATCAAAGTATAAGGAGGCCGCAGAACTTGCCGCAGAATCTCCACAAGGAATCCTCCGAACTCCTGATACTGTTGCTAAATTCCaggtttttttagtgcaaagttttcattgtttttactttttttatttctttgtttctttatctATGAAGATACAGTGATTTCAAGGTCCtgaatttctagtttttttcatGTGCTACAGAGTGTTCCAGTTCAAGCTGGGCAAACACCACCATTGTTGCAGTACTTTGGAACTTTGTTGACTAGAGGAAAGCTTAATGCTTTTGAATCATTGGAATTATCACGCCTTGTTGTAAATCAGAATAAGAAAAATCTTCTGGAGAACTGGTTGGCCGAGGACAAGCTTGAATGCACTGAAGAGCTTGGAGATCTTGTGAAGGTCAGTTATACTTATCATTGCTGGTGATGCtctgtttcttcttttaatagCAAAAAAATGGACTATTTATTCAATTGTTCTTTCAACTTTTATCTAATATTTGTCCAACACGCTACTAAATGACTTGATATACTGAGATGGCATTGAGAGACCTCCCCCAGGTCCAACAATTCTTTCTGATATCAATACTGGTAAATATGGTATTTAGGCTGGGCATGCAAACCTTGTAGGGCCATCTGGGTCGCTGTTGGGGTAGGCTTTACTTGATGTAAACAACTTGGATATGTTTAACTTGACATGGATTTAATTTTCTGCTTTGTCTATGTTGTTAatgcatattatttttcatctttctGATATCATAAACATATTTTCATTGCAGACCGTTGATAATGACCTGGCATTGAAGATATATATCAAAGCCAGGGCAACTCCAAAAGTTGTTGCAGCATTTGCTGAGAGGAGGGAGTTTGACAAGATTCTTATATACTCAAAGCAGGTAAAGCACTCACATGCTCGTTCATTAAATTCTGTTGTTCATATGCTGCCAAGTTCCAGATTAAGTAATGTTGAGAATTCAATATTTTGAGTTGGCTACTAGTTATTTTTTGGGTGCtgatgatttataattttatttcactGGTATAGGTTGGCTACAACCCTGATTATTTGTTCCTCCTCCAAACAATATTGCGGACAGACCCTCAGGTTCATAAACTCTCAGTTCATTATTTTTAGTTGCGCTCACACACAATCAGGTGTTCGTATACACGTGTTTCAACCAAGAATGCAATGGCTGATGGTTctcttattttgtttaagttttgtTAGCATTCACCTTCGTTTCAACTTTCTGGATTGCAGGCTGCCGTTAATTTTGCTCTAATGATGTCTCAAATGGAGGGAGGTTCCCCAGTTGATTACAACACAATAACTGATCTATTCCTTCAGGTTTtactgttttattatttttaagcgCGAAATAATTCAAATATGTGCAAAAAAGTGCCTTTATACCTACtggctattttatttttcctgatattattgttgttgtttttcagAGGAATTTGATCCGCGAGGCAACAGCTTTTTTGTTGGATGTTCTGAAGCCAAATTTGCCTGAGCATGGATACCTTCAAACTAAGGTCAACACCCCTTTTTTGCGcccttaaattattttgtatactTGAAATAACTATTGATGGCTTAACAGTCTGCATGTTCATATCTACTCAGGTTTTGGAGATCAATCTTGTGACATTTCCAAATGTTGCAGATGCTATATTAGCTAATGGTATGTTTAGTCACTATGATCGCCCACGTATTGGCCAACTATGTGAAAAAGCTGGGTTGTATATTCGAGCACTTCAGGTAAAATGCCTTCTCAATTCTTAAGTAAAACCTTTTAGCTTAAGAATTTCACTATTTCCTGtgctaacaattttttttcatataatgcAGCACTATACTGAGTTGCCTGATATTAAACGTGTTATTGTGAACACACATGCCATTGAGCCTCAGGTTTGTGCATGATGCATAAACAAGTTTGTCCCAAGTGAATGTAACATTATTCCTAAATGTTAATGTTGCTTCTTTTCAGGCTCTTGTCGAGTTCTTTGGTACTCTTTCTCGAGAATGGGCTCTTGACTGTATGAAAGATCTACTTCTTGTCAACCTGAGGGGCAACCTTCAGATTATTGTGCAGGTAGAGTACCGTTTAGAAGCAATCACTAATACTACCTTTTCTTTTGGGGCTAATAGGCATCTCTCTATGCAGACTGCCAAAGAATACTGTGAGCAATTGGGTGTGGATGCATGCATAAAGCTCTTTGAGCAGTTTAAGTCATATGAAGGACTGTATTTCTTTTTGGGTTCATATTTGAGCTCTAGGTACACCTTTTTTGATAACTTGGATTCTCTTATCCAAAAGACAATGATTTTGGTTGTTAAATTATATGCTGCAACTTCTTATTTTCACTCCTTTGCTTTCTGCGTAGTGAGGATCCTGAAATCCACTTCAAGTACATTGAAGCAGCTGCTAAAACTGGGCAGATCAAGGAGGTAGAACGTGTGACACGTGAATCGAACTTCTATGATGCTGAAAAGACGAAGAACTTTTTAATGGAAGCCAAGCTTCCAGATGCACGTCCACTGATCAATGTCTGTGATCGTTTTGGTTTTGTCCCAGACCTTACCCACTATCTGTTTGTAAACAATATGCTTCGCTATATTGAGGGTTATGTTCAgaaggtaatttttttcttagttttattttaatgtttcgTGTCTTTGTATTGCCAAAATCATTCTTAAGTGATAATATAGTCCCAGTTTTCATTTTCCCCTGGTTCTTTTGTTTAATAGGTCAATCCAGGAAATGCTCCTTTAGTTGTAGGACAACTGCTTGATGATGAATGTGCTGAAGATTTCATTAAAGGCCTTATTCTGTCTGTTCGTTCTCTTCTGCCAGTTGAGCCCTTGGTGGAGGAGTGTGAGAAgaggtttgttgttttttcagaATGTGATGTTCAATCATCTGTTGTTATTGCCACTTCACTTAGTATTTTCTTCGCAGAAATCGCCTCCGCTTGCTCACTCAGTTCTTGGAGCATCTAGTCAGTGAGGGAAGTCAAGATGTGCATGTTCACAATGCTCTTGGTAAAATCATTATTGAAAGTGGTGACAATCCAGAGCATTTTCTTACTACCAACCCATATTACGATTCACGAGTGGTTGGTAAATATTGTGAGAAGCGCGATCCCACCCTTGCTGTTGTTGCCTACCGAAGAGGACAGTGTGATGATGAATTAATCAATGTCACAAACAAGAATTCATTGTTCAAACTGCAGGCCAGGTATGCATATTGTTCATCAGTAAGTGGTCATGGCTCATTATGTGCACAGATTTGTTTCCTTCTGCTGATGGTCCAATGGTTTCATTCAGATATGTTGTAGAACGGATGGATGGTGATCTCTGGGATAAAGCCCTTAGTCCTGATAATGAGTACAGAAGGCAGTTGATTGATCAGGTTGTATCGACTGCTTTGCCTGAAAGCAAGAGTCCTGATCAAGTTTCAGCAGCTGTTAAAGCTTTCATGACAGCTGATCTTCCACATGAACTGATCGAACTTCTTGAAAAGATAGTTCTTCAAAATTCTGCTTTCAGCGGGAATTTCAATCTGCAAAACCTGCTCATCTTGACTGCCATCAAGGCTGATCCATCAAGAGTTATGGATTATGTTAATAGGCTAGACAACTTTGATGGACCTGCAATTGGGGAGGTGGCTGTGGAAGGTCAGTTGTATGAAGAAGCATTTGCCATTTTCAAGAAGTTCAATCTTAATGTTCAGGCTGTCAATGTCCTGCTGGATAATATTCATAGCATTGATCGAGCTGTGGAGTTTGCATTCCGGGTGGAAGAAGAAGCTGTCTGGAGCCAAGTGGCCAAGGCCCAACTGCGAGAGGGGCTAGTAAGTGAAGCAATTGAGTCCTTTATCCGTGCAGATGATGCTACTCAATTCTTGGAAGTCATAAAGGCGGCTGAGGATGCAAATGTATATCATGACTTGGTGAAGTACCTTCTAATGGTGAGGCAAAAGTCAAAGGAGCCCAAGGTTGACAGTGAGCTCATATATGCATATGGTAAAATTGATCAActgggtgaaattgaagaatttattCTCATGCCTAATGTTGCTAATCTCCAAAATGTTGGAGATCGTTTATATGACGAAGCCCTGTATGAGGCAGCAAAGATTATATTTAGATTTATCAGTAACTGGGCTAAGCTAGCTGTCACACATGTTAAGCTAAAAGAGTTTCAAAGTGCTGTTGACGCAGCTCGAAAAGCAAACAGCTCAAAAACATGGAAAGAAGTCTGCTTTGCTTGTGTTGATTCTGAGGAATTCCGCTTGGCTCAGATATGCGGTCTCAACATTATCATACaggtggttattttttaatcctttctCCAGTTTCATTCTGTCTGATATCAATGTCTTGAGTGTAATTTGTTATGATGATGGTTCCTTAAACGGACCTTGAGCTTTTTGGCTCCTGATTATTTTTCCCATAAATCTTCATCTTTCGCTGTTAATGAGAGTGACACAGGTAGACGATGAATTTCTGTTCTTAGATGTAAGTATTCTAGTGCTCATAAATTCTGATTCCTGTTTTTTCTACCATTAAAGGTTGATGATTTGGAAGAGGTCAGTGAGTATTACCAGAACAGGGGATGCTTTAGCGAGCTCATCTCTTTAATGGAAAGTGGGCTTGGTTTGGAGCGTGCACATATGGGCATCTTCACTGAGTTGGGAGTTTTATATGCGAGATACCGCCCTGAGAAGCTTATGGAGCACATCAAGTTGTTCTCAACTCGTCTCAACATCCCCAAGCTAATAAGAGCTTGTGATGAACAACAGCATTGGAAGGAACTGACATACTTATACATCCAATATGATGAATTTGACAATGCTGCAACCACTATAATGAACCACTCTCCAGAAGCATGGGACCACATGCAATTCAAAGATGTTGTAGTGAAAGTTGCAAATGTTGAGCTCTACTACAAGGCCGTGCACTTTTACTTGCAAGAGCATCCAGACCTAATCAATGATCTTCTTAATGTGATTGCACTTCGTGTTGACCATACTCGAGTAGTGGACATAATGCGAAAGGTACACTTTGTCATTTATCGTGTTATGTTTCTGTTGCTTCCACTTTTCTTGGAGAGTTAGTGGCTAGGGAGAGTTTTGTCTGTAATATCTTATTCACATCTGCAATTGTATGAGTTTCAGGCTGGTCAACTCCGTCTCATCAAGCCATACATGGTTGCTGTTCAGAGCAACAATGTCTCTGCTGTGAATGAAGCATTGAATGAAATTTATATCGAGGAGGAGGACTATGACAGACTTCATGAATCTATTGAGTTGCATGATAACTTTGACCAGATAGGCCTTGCACAGAAGGTTAGTTTAAATTTCAAAGAATGACTGAAAGTCCTAaaggttgattttttatttacaagtgTTAATAATGTGTTTAAGCAGATTGAGAAACATGAGCTTCTTGAGATGAGACGTGTTGCTTCTCATATATACAAGAAAGCGGGAAGGTGGAAGCAGTCAATTGCTTTGTCGAAGAAAGACAATCTTTACAAAGATTGTATGGAAACTTGTTCACAATCTGGTGATCGTGAACTTTCAGAGGAGTTGCTTGTCTATTTCATCGAGCAGGTTTGTTTTCTCTAGTTCTTCTCTCCCCATCTCTTCTCTCTCCCCATCCCctctgtgtttgtgtgtgtatagCAATTCCCCACACTTTGCATCTTTAGTGCCTTGCAAAAGCTTCCTATCTTGAAGTCTCTGTGCACTATTGACTATCCCCTTGCTCCTCACAATCTCTCTTATTTTCCACtggattttttcttatttttgtctAATTCGATTCTGATGTCTGTTAAAACAAGATTGCTTTTTAGTCTTTCTTCAAATGTCTTTTCAAGTATTAAGCCATTGGATGATATAAATTTCAGACTACAGTATTTTTAAAGATTCTATCATGCAGTCctcttttgaaaaagaaaaaagaaaccccTGAAACACACGTGAGAATTTTGTTTTGCTGGATTGTTTGGTCAAATTGGGAGATCTGCATTGACGATCTTGTTTAATGCTGGTGCAGGGAAAGAAAGAGTGCTTTGCAGCTGCCCTCTTTGTTTGTTATGATTTGATCCGACCAGATGTTGCTATGGAGCTGGCCTGGATGaacaatatgattgattttGCTTTCCCATATCTCTTGCAGGTAGTCTTTATGCCCCTCATTCTTAATTGTTAacacttttaatattttcttcaacctctgattttgtttttcttttctgttttgaaGTTTATCCGTGAGTACACAAGCAAAGTAGATGAGCTCATCAAGAGCAAACTTGAGGCTCTTAATGAGGCGAAGGCTAAAGAGAACGAGGAGAAGGACATGGT
Coding sequences within it:
- the LOC118027581 gene encoding clathrin heavy chain 1 codes for the protein MAAANAPITMKEALTLSTLGINPQFINFTHVTMESEKYICIRETAPQNSVVIVDMSMPMQPLRRPITADSALMNPNSRILALKAQLPGTTQDHLQIFNIELKAKVKSHQMPEQVVFWKWISPKMLALVTQTSVYHWSIEGDSEPVKMFDRTANLQGNQIINYRCDPSEKWLVLIGIAQGPPERPQLVKGNMQLFSVDQQRSQALEAHAASFATFKVAGNESPSTLISFASRSFNAGQLTSKLHVIELGAVPGKPSFTKKQADLFFPPDFADDFPVSMQISQKYGLIYAITKQGLLFVYDLETASAIYRNRISPDPIFLTTDASSVGGFYAVNRRGQVLLATVNEATIVPFVSGQLNNLELAVNLAKRGNLPGAENLVVQRFQELFSQSKYKEAAELAAESPQGILRTPDTVAKFQSVPVQAGQTPPLLQYFGTLLTRGKLNAFESLELSRLVVNQNKKNLLENWLAEDKLECTEELGDLVKTVDNDLALKIYIKARATPKVVAAFAERREFDKILIYSKQVGYNPDYLFLLQTILRTDPQAAVNFALMMSQMEGGSPVDYNTITDLFLQRNLIREATAFLLDVLKPNLPEHGYLQTKVLEINLVTFPNVADAILANGMFSHYDRPRIGQLCEKAGLYIRALQHYTELPDIKRVIVNTHAIEPQALVEFFGTLSREWALDCMKDLLLVNLRGNLQIIVQTAKEYCEQLGVDACIKLFEQFKSYEGLYFFLGSYLSSSEDPEIHFKYIEAAAKTGQIKEVERVTRESNFYDAEKTKNFLMEAKLPDARPLINVCDRFGFVPDLTHYLFVNNMLRYIEGYVQKVNPGNAPLVVGQLLDDECAEDFIKGLILSVRSLLPVEPLVEECEKRNRLRLLTQFLEHLVSEGSQDVHVHNALGKIIIESGDNPEHFLTTNPYYDSRVVGKYCEKRDPTLAVVAYRRGQCDDELINVTNKNSLFKLQARYVVERMDGDLWDKALSPDNEYRRQLIDQVVSTALPESKSPDQVSAAVKAFMTADLPHELIELLEKIVLQNSAFSGNFNLQNLLILTAIKADPSRVMDYVNRLDNFDGPAIGEVAVEGQLYEEAFAIFKKFNLNVQAVNVLLDNIHSIDRAVEFAFRVEEEAVWSQVAKAQLREGLVSEAIESFIRADDATQFLEVIKAAEDANVYHDLVKYLLMVRQKSKEPKVDSELIYAYGKIDQLGEIEEFILMPNVANLQNVGDRLYDEALYEAAKIIFRFISNWAKLAVTHVKLKEFQSAVDAARKANSSKTWKEVCFACVDSEEFRLAQICGLNIIIQVDDLEEVSEYYQNRGCFSELISLMESGLGLERAHMGIFTELGVLYARYRPEKLMEHIKLFSTRLNIPKLIRACDEQQHWKELTYLYIQYDEFDNAATTIMNHSPEAWDHMQFKDVVVKVANVELYYKAVHFYLQEHPDLINDLLNVIALRVDHTRVVDIMRKAGQLRLIKPYMVAVQSNNVSAVNEALNEIYIEEEDYDRLHESIELHDNFDQIGLAQKIEKHELLEMRRVASHIYKKAGRWKQSIALSKKDNLYKDCMETCSQSGDRELSEELLVYFIEQGKKECFAAALFVCYDLIRPDVAMELAWMNNMIDFAFPYLLQFIREYTSKVDELIKSKLEALNEAKAKENEEKDMVAQQNMYAQLLPLALPAPPMPGMGGPGMGGGFAPPPPMGGMGMPPYGMPPMGPY